One stretch of Clavibacter michiganensis DNA includes these proteins:
- the manA gene encoding mannose-6-phosphate isomerase, class I — MFTALANTPRDYAWGSTTAIAELLGREPSGGPEAELWLGAHGGSPTRVVDPSTAGGATTLAEWIRIDPATTLGPLAGGLRPGDGPGLPFLLKVLAADGPLSLQAHPDLHRARLGFRDEEERGIPIDAAHRNYKDPLHKPELIFALSDEFHALCGFRPLAEVRDVFTLLLTLDASGPDSDPAVIRTVLSRLTGSEADVLRDVFAFLMGGGSEVRRLVDRVTLLASLASDRQCREFSTEMRTVRELAAAYPGDPGIVTSLLLNRVTLRRGEALYLPAGNIHAYLHGLGIELMAASDNVLRGGLTPKHVDVPELLDVLEFQALPVPYLAPEQAAPGVELYRPDVPDFLLAHVSPATRDAADGDAGASAVDVDGPAIVLCTSGEMTLRGEVSSVVIRRGDAVFVTPDEGRLVVTGEGEAFLATTPAPAAADDADDADA, encoded by the coding sequence GTGTTCACTGCCCTCGCCAACACCCCCCGCGACTACGCATGGGGGTCGACGACCGCCATCGCCGAGCTCCTCGGCCGCGAGCCGTCCGGGGGGCCGGAGGCCGAGCTGTGGCTCGGCGCGCACGGCGGCTCGCCCACCCGCGTCGTCGATCCGTCGACGGCGGGCGGCGCGACGACGCTGGCCGAGTGGATCCGCATCGACCCCGCGACCACCCTCGGCCCGCTCGCCGGGGGCCTCCGTCCGGGCGACGGTCCCGGCCTGCCGTTCCTCCTCAAGGTGCTCGCCGCCGACGGTCCGCTCTCGCTGCAGGCCCACCCGGACCTGCACCGCGCGCGCCTCGGCTTCCGCGACGAGGAGGAGCGCGGCATCCCGATCGACGCCGCGCACCGCAACTACAAGGACCCGCTGCACAAGCCTGAGCTGATCTTCGCGCTCAGCGACGAGTTCCACGCGCTCTGCGGCTTCCGGCCGCTCGCGGAGGTGCGGGACGTCTTCACGCTGCTGCTCACGCTCGACGCGTCCGGGCCCGACTCGGACCCGGCCGTCATCCGCACCGTGCTGTCGCGACTGACGGGCTCCGAGGCGGACGTGCTGCGCGACGTGTTCGCCTTCCTGATGGGCGGCGGATCCGAGGTGCGCCGCCTCGTCGACCGCGTCACGCTGCTCGCGAGCCTCGCCTCCGACCGCCAGTGCCGCGAGTTCTCGACCGAGATGCGCACCGTGCGGGAGCTCGCCGCGGCGTACCCGGGCGATCCCGGCATCGTCACGTCGCTCCTCCTCAACCGCGTGACGCTCCGCCGCGGCGAGGCCCTCTACCTGCCGGCCGGCAACATCCACGCGTACCTGCACGGCCTCGGCATCGAGCTCATGGCGGCGTCCGACAACGTGCTGCGCGGCGGCCTCACGCCCAAGCACGTGGACGTGCCGGAGCTCCTCGACGTGCTCGAGTTCCAGGCGCTCCCCGTGCCGTACCTCGCGCCCGAGCAGGCGGCGCCGGGGGTCGAGCTGTACCGGCCCGACGTGCCCGACTTCCTGCTGGCGCACGTCTCCCCGGCCACGCGCGACGCGGCCGACGGCGACGCGGGCGCGAGCGCGGTCGACGTCGACGGGCCGGCGATCGTGCTGTGCACGTCCGGCGAGATGACGCTCCGCGGCGAGGTCTCGTCCGTCGTGATCCGCCGCGGCGACGCGGTCTTCGTCACGCCCGACGAGGGCCGGCTCGTCGTGACGGGGGAGGGCGAGGCCTTCCTCGCCACGACCCCGGCGCCCGCCGCCGCGGACGACGCGGACGACGCCGACGCGTGA
- the galE gene encoding UDP-glucose 4-epimerase GalE, translating to MTWLVTGGAGYIGSHIVSAFARAGIDTVVLDDLSSGHASFVPEGVPFHRGSVLDRELLARVLGSGDIRGVVHVAGYKYAGVSVQRPLHTYEQNVTATAVLLEEMERAGVDSIVFSSSAAVYGTPDVDLVDELTPKAPESPYGESKLIGEWLLRDQGIAKGLRHASLRYFNVVGSGEEGYFDTSPHNLFPLVFDALLDGRTPRINGGDYPTPDGTCVRDYIHVVDLAASHVAAARRLEAGDPVEPVYCLGSGAGVSVREIMTAIAEATGIGFEPEVRDRRPGDPARIVASGELAARDIEWAMRHSLDDMVTSAWAARQAGAAE from the coding sequence ATGACATGGTTGGTCACCGGCGGCGCCGGCTACATCGGTTCGCACATCGTCTCCGCCTTCGCGCGGGCGGGCATCGACACGGTCGTCCTGGACGACCTCTCGAGCGGGCACGCGTCGTTCGTGCCGGAGGGCGTGCCCTTCCACCGCGGATCCGTGCTCGACCGCGAGCTGCTCGCCCGCGTGCTGGGATCCGGCGACATCCGCGGAGTCGTGCACGTCGCCGGCTACAAGTACGCGGGCGTGTCCGTCCAGCGTCCGCTGCACACCTACGAGCAGAACGTGACGGCCACGGCCGTCCTCCTCGAGGAGATGGAGCGCGCGGGCGTCGACAGCATCGTGTTCTCCTCCTCGGCGGCCGTCTACGGGACGCCCGACGTCGACCTGGTCGACGAGCTGACGCCCAAGGCCCCCGAGTCCCCGTACGGCGAGTCGAAGCTCATCGGCGAGTGGCTGCTCCGGGACCAGGGCATCGCGAAGGGCCTCCGCCACGCGTCGCTGCGCTACTTCAACGTCGTGGGATCGGGGGAGGAAGGCTACTTCGACACCAGCCCGCACAACCTCTTCCCGCTCGTCTTCGACGCGCTGCTCGACGGCCGCACGCCCAGGATCAACGGCGGCGACTACCCGACGCCCGACGGCACGTGCGTGCGCGACTACATCCACGTCGTCGACCTCGCCGCCTCGCACGTCGCGGCAGCCCGCCGGCTCGAGGCGGGCGATCCCGTGGAGCCCGTGTACTGCCTCGGCAGCGGGGCCGGCGTGAGCGTCCGGGAGATCATGACGGCCATCGCCGAGGCCACCGGCATCGGCTTCGAGCCGGAGGTGCGCGACCGCCGCCCCGGCGACCCGGCCCGGATCGTCGCGTCGGGCGAGCTCGCCGCGCGGGACATCGAGTGGGCCATGCGCCACTCCCTGGACGACATGGTCACGAGCGCCTGGGCCGCCCGCCAGGCCGGCGCCGCGGAATAG
- a CDS encoding WhiB family transcriptional regulator: protein MALPEYHAGVPDDWFVDPVRLGVPGVRSVDDGNPLAWQADSLCAQTDPEAFFPEKGGSTRDAKKICGSCEVRSECLEYALENDERFGIWGGLSERERRKLRKRAV from the coding sequence ATGGCACTACCTGAGTACCACGCCGGAGTCCCCGACGACTGGTTCGTCGACCCCGTGCGACTCGGGGTCCCGGGCGTCCGCAGCGTCGACGACGGCAACCCGCTCGCGTGGCAGGCCGACTCGCTCTGCGCGCAGACCGACCCGGAGGCGTTCTTCCCCGAGAAGGGCGGCTCCACCCGCGACGCCAAGAAGATCTGCGGATCGTGCGAGGTGCGCAGCGAGTGCCTCGAGTACGCGCTCGAGAACGACGAGCGCTTCGGCATCTGGGGCGGCCTCTCCGAGCGCGAGCGCCGCAAGCTCCGCAAGCGCGCCGTCTGA
- a CDS encoding glycosyltransferase family 2 protein — protein MQPRVTAILVAHEGAPFLERTLAALAAQTRRPDQVVAVDLGSRDGSAALLAASDPTRMVQAPARMTFGQAVDQAVRVIPAPEGDHELLWLLSADNAPAPDALERLLAAVEASPSVAVAGPKLMEWDHPGYIHEMGTTLTTLGAAVPVVDVELDQAQYDDMSDVLGVAAGGMLVRHRLWDELGGFDDALPVIDDALDLCVRARLAGHRVVVVPAARVASAGDTAPGTAFLGKRTPRRRRRRLRRQAQLHRRLSYAPPAAVPFHWLSLVPLAILRALLQMLRKRPTAAPGEIGAAVRVAVAPGRIRASRRRLAATRTAPWSSIASLRQPLAVGRRRRSLAREQYRVEHMGVSDGVEFLATGGGWTVLAALLLSAVMWLPRLTGTALVGGQLLPLGPSAGALWAQVGIGVRGSGAGPVAPSDPFAYVLAVLGSVTAWEPSLAVLGLFVAALPLAALAAWLCAAQLTRNAWLRALAALVWTLAPTLLIALGEGRLPAVLAHLLLPWLALAVLRAPRSWSASAVAGILMAAVGASAPSLVPAVLVLWLVATVRAGRRAGRLVTIPVPLVALVAPLVVYRVMQGQPLALAADPAVPAGFTPADVPGLALGFPTSGLGGWSAFVDGLGAGLPDAVPLIVVAVLVAPLVLGAIAALFLRGSHRAALALGVTVLGFATAVMAARTVVQSTGSDVVAVWPGSGLSLLWLGLAGALVLGFATLGRRSVVPGIVAAVTLVVLALPLVSAAVAGSTAVRATTDTSLPGLVVAEAATDPAVGTLVLRAADDASLSADVERGAGRTLEQVSTVDSTIGPLSDTQTRVAELAGNVSSRSGLDATEDLQRLGISYVLLETPAGDAEAAVHDRARAALDDDPVFTAVGQTEAGLLWRFVGSDDLVAQVAGPGALDDPGRAGVLAAQALVFALTLLLAIPTGGLAARSRPLPAYRETVVAPDGRPADAEEPRPAHDDRGTPAYIDEPTGEAVEAASFGDIRQAGERRAGDDGEADDVVPAGDRDDDRARATDDDDDRRRTDGQA, from the coding sequence ATGCAGCCACGAGTAACCGCGATCCTCGTCGCCCACGAGGGCGCGCCGTTCCTCGAGCGGACCCTGGCGGCCCTCGCCGCGCAGACCCGGCGGCCCGACCAGGTCGTCGCGGTCGACCTCGGCTCCCGCGACGGATCCGCCGCCCTCCTCGCCGCGTCCGACCCGACGCGCATGGTGCAGGCCCCCGCGCGCATGACGTTCGGGCAGGCCGTCGACCAGGCCGTCCGCGTGATCCCCGCGCCCGAGGGCGACCACGAGCTGCTCTGGCTGCTCTCCGCCGACAACGCGCCCGCGCCCGACGCGCTCGAGCGCCTGCTCGCCGCCGTGGAGGCCTCGCCGAGCGTCGCGGTCGCCGGACCGAAGCTGATGGAGTGGGACCACCCCGGCTACATCCACGAGATGGGGACCACGCTCACCACGCTCGGCGCGGCCGTGCCCGTCGTCGACGTCGAGCTCGACCAGGCGCAGTACGACGACATGAGCGACGTCCTCGGCGTCGCCGCGGGCGGCATGCTCGTGCGCCACCGCCTCTGGGACGAGCTCGGCGGATTCGACGACGCGCTGCCCGTCATCGACGACGCGCTCGACCTCTGCGTCCGGGCGCGCCTCGCCGGCCACCGCGTCGTGGTCGTCCCCGCGGCACGCGTCGCCTCCGCGGGCGACACCGCCCCCGGCACCGCCTTCCTCGGGAAGCGCACGCCGCGCCGCCGCCGCCGTCGCCTGCGCCGACAGGCCCAGCTCCACCGTCGCCTCTCCTACGCGCCGCCGGCGGCCGTGCCGTTCCACTGGCTCTCGCTCGTGCCGCTCGCCATCCTGCGCGCCCTGCTGCAGATGCTCCGCAAGCGCCCGACCGCCGCGCCCGGCGAGATCGGCGCGGCCGTGCGCGTGGCCGTGGCGCCCGGACGGATCCGCGCCAGCCGCCGCCGGCTCGCCGCGACCCGGACGGCGCCGTGGTCGAGCATCGCGTCGCTGCGCCAGCCGCTCGCGGTCGGTCGTCGACGGCGGTCGCTGGCCCGCGAGCAGTACCGCGTCGAGCACATGGGCGTCTCGGACGGCGTGGAGTTCCTCGCCACCGGCGGCGGCTGGACCGTGCTGGCTGCCCTCCTCCTCTCCGCCGTGATGTGGCTGCCGCGGCTCACCGGCACCGCCCTCGTCGGCGGCCAGCTCCTCCCGCTCGGCCCGAGCGCCGGCGCGCTGTGGGCGCAGGTCGGCATCGGCGTCCGCGGATCCGGCGCGGGACCCGTCGCCCCCTCCGACCCGTTCGCGTACGTGCTCGCCGTGCTCGGCAGCGTCACGGCGTGGGAGCCGTCGCTCGCGGTCCTCGGCCTCTTCGTGGCCGCCCTGCCCCTGGCCGCGCTCGCCGCCTGGCTGTGCGCCGCGCAGCTGACGCGCAACGCCTGGCTGCGCGCGCTGGCCGCCCTCGTCTGGACCCTCGCGCCCACGCTGCTCATCGCGCTGGGCGAGGGCCGCCTGCCCGCCGTCCTCGCGCACCTGCTCCTCCCGTGGCTCGCGCTCGCGGTGCTGCGCGCGCCGCGTTCGTGGTCCGCGTCCGCCGTGGCCGGGATCCTGATGGCCGCCGTCGGCGCGTCCGCCCCCTCGCTCGTGCCCGCCGTCCTGGTGCTGTGGCTCGTCGCGACCGTGCGGGCCGGGCGCCGCGCCGGGCGGCTCGTGACGATCCCCGTGCCGCTGGTCGCCCTCGTCGCGCCCCTCGTCGTCTACCGCGTCATGCAGGGCCAGCCGCTCGCCCTCGCCGCCGACCCGGCCGTCCCCGCTGGCTTCACGCCCGCCGACGTCCCCGGCCTCGCGCTCGGCTTCCCGACCTCCGGCCTCGGTGGCTGGTCAGCCTTCGTCGACGGCCTGGGCGCCGGGCTGCCGGACGCCGTCCCGCTCATCGTGGTCGCGGTGCTGGTCGCGCCGCTCGTGCTGGGCGCGATCGCGGCCCTCTTCCTCCGGGGATCGCACCGTGCCGCCCTCGCGCTCGGCGTGACGGTGCTCGGGTTCGCGACCGCGGTGATGGCCGCGCGGACGGTGGTGCAGTCGACCGGATCCGACGTCGTCGCCGTCTGGCCCGGGTCCGGCCTCAGCCTCCTCTGGCTCGGCCTCGCCGGCGCCCTCGTGCTCGGCTTCGCGACGCTGGGCCGCCGCTCGGTCGTGCCGGGGATCGTGGCCGCCGTGACCCTGGTCGTGCTCGCCCTGCCGCTCGTCTCCGCCGCCGTCGCCGGATCCACCGCGGTGCGGGCCACCACCGACACCTCGCTGCCCGGCCTCGTGGTCGCGGAGGCCGCCACGGATCCCGCGGTCGGCACGCTCGTGCTCCGCGCCGCGGACGACGCCTCGCTGTCCGCCGACGTCGAGCGCGGAGCCGGCCGCACGCTCGAGCAGGTGTCCACGGTCGACTCGACCATCGGGCCGCTGTCCGACACCCAGACCCGCGTCGCCGAGCTCGCGGGCAACGTGTCCTCGCGCTCCGGCCTCGACGCCACGGAGGACCTGCAGCGGCTCGGCATCAGCTACGTGCTCCTCGAGACGCCCGCGGGCGACGCGGAGGCCGCCGTGCACGACCGCGCCCGCGCCGCCCTCGACGACGACCCCGTGTTCACGGCCGTCGGGCAGACCGAGGCCGGGCTGCTCTGGCGCTTCGTGGGCAGCGACGACCTCGTCGCCCAGGTCGCGGGTCCCGGCGCCCTCGACGACCCGGGGCGCGCGGGCGTGCTCGCGGCGCAGGCGCTCGTGTTCGCGCTCACCCTGCTCCTCGCGATCCCCACCGGCGGCCTGGCGGCGCGCAGCCGCCCGCTGCCGGCCTACCGCGAGACAGTCGTCGCCCCCGACGGACGGCCGGCGGACGCCGAGGAGCCGCGGCCCGCGCACGACGACCGCGGCACCCCCGCCTACATCGACGAGCCGACGGGCGAGGCCGTGGAGGCCGCCTCCTTCGGCGACATCCGCCAGGCGGGGGAGCGCCGCGCCGGCGACGACGGGGAGGCCGACGACGTCGTGCCCGCCGGCGACCGCGACGACGACCGCGCCCGCGCCACCGACGACGACGACGACCGCAGGAGGACAGATGGCCAGGCGTGA
- a CDS encoding DUF5719 family protein — MARRDAVRIATRVTTGIVGVAVLGVVVTGALLLPPAAGDASAPSVLVTPVATDQQRVCAGSLLRPPAADAASTTTAVAVGSAAVTSGSATTGSTGSAPAVRTSRIQAPEVQGAASSAPSVLAVAGAVDDAPTDLAGAASEIATEADLAGLAAASCAEAAADVWLVGGATTTGRTTFVVLDNPSGVSSTVDLAITGEDGAVSAPGASGISVPAGGRRVLSLAGLAPDLSSPAVHVQSRGGQVVARLEQSTVRGLLAGGVDWIGPAAAPSTALTMTGLRIDSQAAPVAPVEGGDAPPADEGGSTVGAGSDGGADPDLSTAVRIVVPGSADADVSVSVAPEEGTDGTGTTFTVQADAGRTIDVPVADLPDGRYSVTVQSSVPVTAAVRSVSGAAESGATDFAWLPSAEALTRDALVSVPVGPAPLLHLRNAGDQAAAVTARPTDGSAAVSLDVPAGSEVSAAVEAGRTYLLEGTAGLTATVTLAEPGRSAALPVVPVLPAADPLRVHP, encoded by the coding sequence ATGGCCAGGCGTGACGCCGTGCGCATCGCGACGCGCGTGACCACCGGGATCGTCGGCGTCGCCGTGCTCGGGGTCGTCGTGACCGGCGCGCTCCTCCTCCCACCCGCCGCGGGCGACGCGAGCGCCCCCTCGGTGCTCGTGACGCCCGTCGCGACCGACCAGCAGCGCGTCTGCGCCGGCTCCCTCCTCCGCCCGCCCGCGGCGGACGCGGCCTCCACGACCACCGCGGTCGCGGTGGGGAGCGCCGCCGTGACGAGCGGATCCGCGACGACCGGGTCGACCGGCTCGGCCCCCGCCGTCCGCACCTCGCGCATCCAGGCCCCCGAGGTGCAGGGGGCGGCGTCGAGCGCGCCGTCCGTCCTCGCCGTCGCGGGCGCCGTCGACGACGCGCCGACCGACCTCGCGGGCGCGGCGTCCGAGATCGCGACGGAGGCCGACCTCGCGGGGCTCGCCGCCGCGTCGTGCGCCGAGGCCGCCGCCGACGTGTGGCTCGTGGGCGGCGCGACGACCACCGGCCGCACCACGTTCGTCGTGCTCGACAACCCGTCCGGCGTCTCCTCCACCGTCGACCTCGCCATCACGGGCGAGGACGGGGCCGTCAGCGCTCCCGGCGCCAGCGGGATCTCCGTGCCGGCCGGCGGCCGCCGCGTGCTCAGCCTCGCGGGACTCGCCCCCGACCTCTCCTCCCCGGCCGTGCACGTCCAGAGCCGCGGCGGCCAGGTCGTCGCCCGTCTCGAGCAGAGCACGGTCCGCGGGCTCCTCGCGGGCGGCGTCGACTGGATCGGCCCGGCCGCCGCCCCGTCCACCGCGCTCACCATGACCGGCCTCCGCATCGACTCGCAGGCGGCGCCCGTCGCACCCGTCGAGGGCGGGGATGCGCCCCCCGCCGACGAGGGCGGATCCACCGTCGGAGCGGGCTCGGACGGCGGCGCCGACCCCGACCTGTCGACGGCCGTGCGCATCGTGGTCCCCGGATCCGCCGACGCCGACGTCAGCGTGAGCGTCGCCCCCGAGGAGGGCACCGACGGCACGGGCACCACCTTCACGGTGCAGGCCGACGCGGGCCGCACGATCGACGTGCCGGTCGCCGACCTCCCCGACGGCCGCTACTCCGTCACGGTGCAGAGCTCGGTCCCGGTCACGGCGGCCGTGCGCAGCGTGTCCGGCGCGGCGGAGAGCGGCGCGACCGACTTCGCCTGGTTGCCGTCGGCCGAGGCGCTCACGCGGGACGCGCTCGTGTCCGTGCCCGTGGGTCCGGCGCCGCTCCTGCACCTGCGCAACGCCGGCGACCAGGCGGCCGCCGTCACGGCGCGCCCGACCGACGGATCCGCCGCCGTGTCGCTCGACGTGCCCGCGGGATCCGAGGTCTCGGCCGCCGTCGAGGCCGGGCGCACCTACCTGCTCGAGGGGACCGCCGGCCTCACGGCCACCGTGACGCTCGCCGAGCCGGGGCGCTCCGCGGCGCTGCCCGTCGTGCCGGTGCTGCCGGCCGCCGACCCCCTGCGCGTCCACCCCTGA
- a CDS encoding metallopeptidase family protein, which yields MPRSRRRGGHVSIRGSWRDRHGRGLRSPVTGPELPVLRTRADVFDQTIASAAEYLRGLWPDELDRVSFEVAALPAENSERDGIDRWSVLADERRVIFYRLPIERLAHLHEDDEYHQRALVEGCVYRAVAELLGKDPWELAPDRYDPH from the coding sequence ATGCCACGATCGCGCCGCCGGGGAGGCCACGTCTCCATCCGGGGCTCCTGGCGGGATCGGCACGGCCGCGGCCTCCGCTCCCCCGTCACCGGGCCGGAGCTGCCGGTGCTGCGCACGCGCGCCGACGTCTTCGACCAGACCATCGCGTCCGCCGCCGAGTACCTCCGCGGCCTCTGGCCCGACGAGCTCGACCGCGTCTCGTTCGAGGTCGCCGCGCTCCCCGCGGAGAACAGCGAGCGGGACGGCATCGACCGGTGGAGCGTCCTCGCCGACGAGCGCCGCGTCATCTTCTACCGGCTCCCCATCGAGCGCCTCGCGCACCTGCACGAGGACGACGAGTACCACCAGCGGGCCCTCGTCGAGGGCTGCGTGTACCGCGCGGTCGCCGAGCTGCTCGGCAAGGACCCGTGGGAGCTCGCCCCCGACAGGTACGACCCGCACTAG
- a CDS encoding DUF3499 family protein, translating to MTNRPCSRVGCTGGATTTLTYVYADSMAVLGPLSHDSEPHSYDLCDRHAARLSAPQGWQIVRHGVLGEVGFGA from the coding sequence ATGACGAACAGGCCCTGCTCCCGCGTCGGCTGCACCGGCGGCGCCACGACCACCCTCACCTACGTCTACGCGGACTCCATGGCCGTCCTCGGACCCCTCAGCCACGACTCCGAGCCGCACAGCTACGACCTGTGCGACCGCCACGCCGCCCGCCTCTCGGCCCCGCAGGGCTGGCAGATCGTCCGGCACGGCGTGCTCGGTGAGGTAGGTTTCGGAGCATGA
- a CDS encoding phosphomannomutase/phosphoglucomutase, with protein MTTTAAETLTAIVKTYDVRGLVGSQLTEELVTALGAGFVDELGAAGQEIVVGHDMRDSSPGFAQAFARGATARGGNVLLIGLCSTDETYFASGSLDAPAVMFTASHNPATYNGLKFSRAGAQGISLDTGLGAIRDRAIGFLSDGIAPVEPAGVVRERDVLADYAGYLRQLVDLSGIRPLRVVVDAGNGMGGMTVPAVLGTAAGLPELPIEIIPLYFELDGAFPNHEANPLEPANLVDLQKAVVEHGADLGLAFDGDADRCFVVDEKGQAVTPSAVAAVVALREISRVKAQSPDEDVTVLHNLITSRIVPETIEAAGATAVRTRVGHSLIKDQMAATGAVFGGEHSAHYYFRDFWGADNGMLAAMHLLAEFGQTDGLMSDLSARYTPYALSGEINSTVDDVPAAYERIVEAFRGRGEFDELDGLTVDGPVGADGAFWWFSVRPSNTEPLLRLNVEASTEQKMAALRDELLGLIRGA; from the coding sequence ATGACGACGACTGCCGCCGAGACGCTGACCGCCATCGTGAAGACCTACGACGTGCGAGGTCTCGTCGGGAGCCAGCTCACCGAGGAGCTGGTCACCGCCCTCGGCGCCGGCTTCGTCGACGAGCTCGGCGCCGCGGGGCAGGAGATCGTGGTCGGCCACGACATGCGCGACTCCTCGCCCGGGTTCGCGCAGGCGTTCGCCCGGGGCGCGACGGCCCGCGGCGGGAACGTCCTCCTCATCGGCCTGTGCTCGACCGACGAGACGTACTTCGCGTCCGGATCCCTCGACGCCCCCGCGGTCATGTTCACCGCGAGCCACAACCCGGCCACCTACAACGGCCTCAAGTTCTCCCGCGCGGGCGCCCAGGGCATCAGCCTCGACACGGGCCTCGGCGCCATCCGCGACCGCGCCATCGGGTTCCTGTCGGACGGCATCGCGCCCGTCGAGCCCGCGGGCGTGGTGCGCGAGCGCGACGTGCTCGCCGACTACGCCGGCTACCTGCGCCAGCTCGTCGACCTCTCCGGCATCCGCCCGCTGCGCGTCGTCGTCGACGCGGGCAACGGCATGGGCGGCATGACCGTCCCCGCCGTGCTCGGAACCGCGGCCGGCCTGCCCGAGCTGCCCATCGAGATCATCCCGCTGTACTTCGAGCTCGACGGCGCCTTCCCGAACCACGAGGCGAACCCCCTCGAGCCCGCCAACCTGGTCGACCTGCAGAAGGCGGTCGTCGAGCACGGCGCCGACCTCGGCCTCGCCTTCGACGGCGACGCGGACCGCTGCTTCGTCGTGGACGAGAAGGGGCAGGCGGTCACGCCCAGCGCCGTCGCCGCCGTCGTCGCGCTCCGCGAGATCTCGCGCGTGAAGGCGCAGTCGCCGGACGAGGACGTCACGGTCCTGCACAACCTCATCACCTCGCGCATCGTGCCCGAGACCATCGAGGCGGCGGGCGCCACGGCCGTCCGCACGCGCGTCGGCCACTCGCTCATCAAGGACCAGATGGCCGCCACGGGCGCGGTCTTCGGCGGCGAGCACTCCGCGCACTACTACTTCCGCGACTTCTGGGGCGCCGACAACGGCATGCTCGCCGCGATGCACCTGCTCGCCGAGTTCGGGCAGACCGACGGCCTCATGTCCGACCTCTCGGCGCGCTACACGCCGTACGCGCTGTCGGGCGAGATCAACAGCACGGTCGACGACGTCCCCGCCGCCTACGAGCGCATCGTCGAGGCCTTCCGCGGCCGCGGCGAGTTCGACGAGCTCGACGGCCTCACGGTCGACGGCCCGGTCGGCGCCGACGGCGCGTTCTGGTGGTTCAGCGTGCGGCCCTCGAACACCGAGCCGCTGCTGCGCCTGAACGTCGAGGCGTCCACGGAGCAGAAGATGGCCGCCCTCCGCGACGAGCTCCTGGGGCTGATCCGCGGGGCCTGA
- a CDS encoding metal-sensitive transcriptional regulator, whose protein sequence is MVGYSEGKDDILKRLRRAEGQVRGIERMVESDTYCIDVLTQVSAVTRAMETVALKLLDDHLAHCLAEAAREGGQVADDKVREASAAIARLVRS, encoded by the coding sequence ATGGTCGGGTACAGCGAGGGCAAGGACGACATCCTCAAGCGGCTGCGGCGCGCGGAGGGCCAGGTGCGCGGGATCGAGCGCATGGTCGAGTCCGACACGTACTGCATCGACGTGCTCACGCAGGTCTCGGCCGTCACGCGCGCCATGGAGACCGTCGCCCTGAAGCTCCTCGACGACCACCTCGCCCACTGCCTCGCGGAGGCCGCGCGCGAGGGCGGCCAGGTCGCGGACGACAAGGTGCGCGAGGCCTCCGCGGCCATCGCCCGGCTCGTCCGGTCCTGA
- a CDS encoding heavy-metal-associated domain-containing protein produces the protein MTTTTFPVTGMTCAHCVASVTEEVGELPGVSSVAVDLVVGGDSTVTVESDAPLDPAAVRAAVDEAGYVAGL, from the coding sequence ATGACCACCACGACCTTCCCCGTCACCGGCATGACCTGCGCGCACTGCGTCGCGAGCGTCACCGAGGAGGTGGGCGAGCTGCCGGGCGTCTCCTCCGTGGCCGTCGACCTCGTCGTCGGCGGCGACTCCACCGTCACCGTCGAGAGCGACGCGCCCCTCGACCCCGCCGCCGTGCGCGCCGCGGTCGACGAGGCCGGGTACGTCGCGGGGCTCTGA